A single window of Streptomyces sp. NBC_00464 DNA harbors:
- a CDS encoding suppressor of fused domain protein: MAEILAPVEARLRTALGEPDARAAVTFLGTDRIEVLRFIDGDVVRYATLGMSAQPMADPTATLADPVKGPRAELVLSVRVGLADTDQVLRKLAVLAASPQVEGVIVAPGASLDVGEPLWPGAPFSSVLVAESGGLVEDLELEEPMEPVRFLPLLPMTHNEAAWKRVRGAQELQERWLSQGTDLRDPLRASVALD; encoded by the coding sequence ATGGCAGAAATTCTTGCTCCGGTCGAGGCACGTCTGCGGACGGCCCTGGGCGAACCGGACGCACGCGCAGCAGTGACGTTTCTCGGGACGGACCGGATCGAGGTACTCCGATTCATCGACGGCGACGTGGTGAGGTACGCCACCCTCGGCATGTCCGCCCAGCCGATGGCCGATCCGACCGCCACGCTCGCCGACCCGGTCAAGGGTCCGCGCGCCGAACTGGTCCTCTCGGTACGGGTCGGCCTGGCCGACACCGACCAGGTGCTGCGCAAGCTCGCGGTGCTGGCGGCCTCGCCCCAGGTGGAGGGGGTGATCGTGGCCCCCGGCGCCTCCCTGGACGTGGGTGAACCGCTGTGGCCCGGGGCGCCGTTCAGCTCGGTGCTGGTCGCCGAGTCCGGGGGGCTTGTGGAGGATCTGGAGCTGGAGGAGCCGATGGAGCCCGTGCGGTTCCTGCCGTTGCTGCCGATGACACACAACGAGGCGGCCTGGAAGCGGGTCCGGGGCGCGCAGGAGCTGCAGGAGCGGTGGCTTTCGCAGGGGACGGACCTGCGTGATCCGCTGCGGGCTTCGGTGGCGCTGGACTGA